Proteins encoded by one window of Primulina huaijiensis isolate GDHJ02 chromosome 1, ASM1229523v2, whole genome shotgun sequence:
- the LOC140984846 gene encoding conserved oligomeric Golgi complex subunit 8-like: MALLEVLPKHVVSPDMSNLLPLATAEQQPYVSELLSFTLDRLHKEPELLRVDAERIRRQMQEVAVGNYRAFIAAADALLEIREEVTSVDRHLESLIAQIPKLTSGCSEFVDSAEQILEKRRMNQTLLANHSTLLDLLETPQLMDTCVRNGNYDEALDLEAFVAKLTTMHPKIPVIQALAAEVRQTTQSLLSQLLQKLRSNIQLPECLRIIGYLRRIGVFSEYEMRLQFLRCREAWLMGLLDDLDQRNPYEYLKGMVNYHRTHLFDVVNQYRAIFADDMSGSEENYDGGLLFDWAMHQITLHLKTLKVMLPKINEGGSLSNILDQCMYCAVGLGWVGLDFRGLLPPLFEEAVLNLFSKNMSTAVENFQLVLDSHRWVPLPAVGFPASGFGEESLDDVTPPSNLMEHPPLAVFINGVSAAMNELRPCAPLSLKHVLAQELIKGLQAVSDSLLRYNTTRMLRSNESALFFKLCQAFIEVAFPHCVMCFNRCYPGGAALIGDAKNLFEGIGRLLATSPSRELPKPMRSSETKIATENGNVPGVENGVLHSIERIASASIDEKEENGKSDTSSQNVETNEDVQRSPVP; encoded by the exons ATGGCGTTACTAGAAGTTCTGCCTAAACACGTCGTATCGCCGGACATGTCGAATCTTCTCCCGCTTGCCACCGCTGAGCAGCAGCCTTACGTGTCCGAGCTTCTCTCTTTCACTCTCGATCGCCTCCATAAG GAACCGGAATTGTTGAGAGTGGATGCAGAGAGAATCCGGCGACAGATGCAAGAGGTGGCGGTGGGGAATTATCGAGCGTTCATCGCGGCGGCAGATGCGCTGCTCGAGATCCGAGAGGAAGTTACTTCTGTCGATAGGCATCTCGAGTCTTtg ATAGCTCAAATTCCAAAACTTACATCTGGCTGCTCTGAGTTTGTTGATTCAGCAGAACAAATTTTGGAGAAAAGGAGGATGAATCAGACGCTGCTTGCTAATCATAGTACCTTACTTGATTTGCTTGAAACTCCTCAGCTGATGGACAC TTGTGTGAGAAATGGAAACTATGATGAGGCTCTTGACTTAGAGGCATTCGTTGCAAAACTTACAACAATGCACCCAAA AATTCCTGTGATTCAGGCTCTGGCCGCCGAAGTCCGACAGACCACGCAATCTCTTCTTTCTCAGCTTCTGCAGAAACTTAGATCAAACATTCAA CTGCCAGAATGCCTCCGGATCATTGGATACTTACGTCGCATTGGAGTATTTAGTGAGTACGAGATGCGCCTACAG TTTTTAAGATGCCGAGAAGCATGGCTTATGGGGTTACTTGATGATTTAGACCAGAGAAATccttatgaatatttaaaagggATGGTAAATTATCACAGAACACATCTTTTTGATGTTGTTAACCAATATCGAGCTATATTTGCGGATGACATGTCAGGGAGTGAAGAAAATTATGATGGTGGCCTTCTCTTTGACTGGGCCATGCATCAGATCACCTTGCACCTGAAGACTCTGAAAGTGATGCTTCCTAAGATAAATGAAGGTGGATCTTTGTCCAATATTCTGGATCAGTGCATG TATTGTGCTGTGGGTCTCGGATGGGTTGGATTGGATTTCCGAGGACTACTTCCCCCATTATTTGAAGA AGCAGtgcttaatttattttcaaagaaCATGAGCACAGCTGTTGAAAATTTTCAG TTAGTCTTGGATTCTCATCGTTGGGTCCCATTACCAGCAGTCGGTTTCCCTGCCAGTGGTTTTGGTGAAGAAAGTTTGGATGATGTCACTCCTCCATCAAATCTCATGGAGCATCCACCTCTTGCTGTGTTTATAAATG GTGTATCTGCAGCAATGAATGAACTACGTCCTTGTGCGCCACTCAGTTTAAAACATGTGCTCGCGCAAGAACTAATTAAGGGTTTGCAAGCTGTTTCTGATTCTCTATTGAGATACAATACAACTAGGATGCTCAGAAGCAACGAGTCTGcccttttttttaaactttgcCAAGCGTTCATTGAG GTGGCTTTCCCCCATTGTGTTATGTGCTTCAACCGGTGTTACCCTGGTGGGGCAGCTCTGATTGGGGATGCCAAGAACTTGTTTGAAGGAATTGGCCGTCTTTTAGCAACTTCTCCTTCAAGAGAATTACCAAAACCCATGCGTAGTTCCGAGACCAAAATTGCAACAGAGAACGGTAATGTGCCTGGGGTTGAAAACGGCGTCCTACATAGTATTGAGCGAATTGCAAGTGCCAGCATAGacgaaaaagaagaaaatgggAAGAGCGATACCAGTTCACAAAATGTGGAGACAAATGAAGACGTTCAACGTTCACCAGTACCATAA